The Luteimonas sp. YGD11-2 genome has a window encoding:
- a CDS encoding ABC transporter substrate-binding protein yields the protein MKRSLTAIAIAAGLLAGTPALVHAQQAPTAAGQAQGTPSRLVLDNTTRILGELESRRAEFGRDRSLLEAFVKREFDTMFDRDYAARQVLGRHARGADDADVKLFADALADNLLRRYGNSLLDFNTRLRVRIKSESALPRGLGVKVSSELLRQGGDPIPVDYLMRQSGGNWKVFDVQVEGVSFISTFRRQFDGELQNKSIRQVANELRAGRLQADAAID from the coding sequence ATCAAGCGTTCCCTGACCGCCATCGCCATTGCCGCCGGCCTGCTGGCCGGCACCCCCGCCCTCGTCCACGCGCAGCAGGCCCCCACCGCAGCCGGCCAGGCCCAGGGCACGCCGAGCCGCCTGGTGCTCGACAACACCACGCGCATCCTCGGCGAGCTCGAGAGCCGCCGTGCCGAGTTCGGCCGCGACCGCAGCCTGCTCGAAGCCTTCGTCAAGCGCGAGTTCGACACCATGTTCGACCGCGACTATGCCGCGCGCCAGGTGCTCGGCCGCCACGCCCGTGGTGCCGACGACGCCGACGTGAAGTTGTTCGCCGACGCGCTGGCCGACAACCTGCTGCGCCGCTACGGCAACTCGCTGCTCGACTTCAACACCCGCCTGCGCGTGCGCATCAAGTCCGAGTCGGCGCTGCCGCGCGGGCTGGGCGTCAAGGTGTCGAGCGAGCTGCTGCGCCAGGGCGGCGACCCGATCCCGGTCGACTACCTGATGCGCCAGTCCGGCGGCAACTGGAAGGTGTTCGACGTGCAGGTGGAGGGCGTGAGCTTCATCAGCACCTTCCGTCGCCAGTTCGATGGCGAGCTGCAGAACAAGTCCATCCGCCAGGTCGCCAACGAGCTGCGCGCCGGCCGGCTGCAGGCCGATGCCGCGATCGACTGA
- a CDS encoding class I SAM-dependent rRNA methyltransferase, producing the protein MTNTPLPTVHLKNAWRSNHPWIFQRLVEKPAQRPKPGAIVDVAGVDGTWIGRGFYNGHSRIALRILETDPDVPVDAAWFARRISAAVRLRRDELGLDAVSDAWRVVHSEGDGLSGLVVDRYGDLLVVEFFSAGMFRHREWIYDALRAEFPGCRFYSFADEHVQKQESFDFRGSEPVPPAVITEHGIRFRADPAGAHKTGFFADQRENREWLSHRVAGKRVLDLCCNTGGFGVYAAVRGASEVVGIDIDEAVLDIARGNAKLNDARVRFIQADIFPWLRDAAINGEQFDVVVLDPAKMTRDREQVIPALKKYLDMNKLALGVLKPGGLLATFSCTGLVSEEQFLDMLRRAAFYAGRTVQVLKVSGAGADHPYLAHVQESRYLKAVFCRVLD; encoded by the coding sequence ATGACCAATACCCCCCTTCCGACCGTCCACCTCAAGAATGCGTGGCGGTCCAACCATCCGTGGATCTTCCAGCGCCTGGTCGAGAAGCCCGCGCAGCGCCCCAAGCCCGGGGCGATCGTCGATGTCGCCGGTGTCGACGGCACCTGGATCGGCCGCGGCTTCTACAACGGCCATTCGCGCATCGCCCTGCGCATCCTCGAGACCGATCCCGACGTGCCGGTGGATGCCGCGTGGTTCGCGCGGCGCATCAGCGCGGCGGTACGCCTGCGTCGTGACGAACTGGGCCTTGATGCGGTGTCCGACGCCTGGCGCGTGGTCCACAGCGAAGGCGACGGCCTGTCGGGCCTGGTCGTCGACCGCTATGGCGACCTGCTGGTGGTGGAGTTCTTCAGCGCGGGCATGTTCCGCCACCGCGAGTGGATCTACGACGCCCTGCGCGCCGAGTTCCCGGGCTGCCGCTTCTACAGCTTTGCCGACGAACACGTGCAGAAGCAGGAGTCGTTCGACTTCCGCGGCAGCGAGCCGGTGCCGCCGGCGGTGATCACCGAGCACGGCATCCGCTTCCGCGCGGACCCCGCCGGTGCGCACAAGACCGGTTTCTTCGCCGACCAGCGCGAGAACCGCGAGTGGCTGTCGCACCGCGTCGCCGGCAAGCGGGTGCTCGACCTGTGCTGCAACACCGGCGGCTTCGGCGTGTATGCCGCGGTGCGCGGCGCGTCGGAGGTGGTCGGCATCGACATCGACGAGGCGGTGCTCGACATCGCCCGTGGCAACGCGAAGTTGAATGACGCACGCGTGCGCTTCATCCAGGCCGACATCTTCCCGTGGCTGCGCGATGCTGCGATCAACGGCGAACAGTTCGATGTGGTGGTGCTCGATCCCGCCAAGATGACCCGCGACCGCGAGCAGGTCATCCCGGCGCTGAAGAAGTACCTCGACATGAACAAGCTTGCGCTCGGCGTGTTGAAGCCCGGTGGCCTGCTCGCGACGTTCTCGTGCACCGGGCTGGTCAGCGAGGAGCAGTTCCTCGACATGCTGCGCCGTGCCGCGTTCTACGCGGGCCGCACGGTGCAGGTGCTCAAGGTGTCGGGTGCCGGCGCGGATCATCCCTACCTCGCGCACGTGCAGGAATCGCGCTATCTCAAGGCGGTGTTCTGCCGGGTGCTGGATTGA
- a CDS encoding M28 family peptidase, with protein MTAPRRALRLLLATFAVAALLLLGWLWLRPTAEPSVDGSVAVAADLDDATPLSDDPAAQRIAVDLRRLADDSMEGRETGSRGHDLAAAYVAAQFADAGLEPAGDDGGFFQTVPLLRAVPQAQGARLAVTRGGRTIELKLGEQFLPWANFNAGTHRVEAPAVFVGHAIHAPDIGHDDFAGLDLAGRIAVLLPGAPQAFDDQHRAYHSALQEKLAALAARGAVGAVLVSTPESEARLPWARQRASWQNAAMRLRDDDGGPVDGFPMLQAVAAVGVAAADLVFADGQRPAAELFDAARAGTLRGFELPGTLLLAGRTTIGEMASRNVVARLPGTDDLAGEQVVHTAHLDHVGMPAGGEGDRIHNGALDNALGVAIMLETARTLATTPTRRSQLFVALTGEEQGLLGAQWFVTRADDAGTPVANINIDMPVLLAPSTDIVAIGREHSSLGDAVVAVAEELGVEVSDDPFPEEVTFVRSDHYAFVRAGIPAIYLDGGVISADGERDPRRALAYYLRNCYHQPCDDATQPIQYDDAARLARVSAALATRIGNDDARPQWRDGDFFGERFAADGER; from the coding sequence ATGACCGCTCCGCGACGCGCCCTGCGCCTGCTCCTCGCCACGTTCGCCGTCGCCGCGCTGCTGTTGCTGGGCTGGTTGTGGCTGCGGCCGACGGCCGAGCCGTCGGTCGATGGGTCGGTGGCTGTCGCGGCGGACCTCGACGACGCCACGCCGCTGTCCGACGACCCCGCCGCCCAGCGCATCGCGGTCGACCTGCGGCGGCTCGCCGACGACAGCATGGAAGGGCGCGAAACCGGCAGCCGCGGCCACGACCTTGCCGCGGCCTATGTGGCTGCGCAGTTCGCCGATGCCGGCCTCGAGCCGGCCGGCGACGACGGCGGCTTCTTCCAGACCGTGCCGCTGCTGCGCGCGGTGCCGCAGGCCCAAGGCGCGCGGCTCGCGGTGACGCGCGGCGGTCGCACCATCGAACTGAAGCTTGGCGAGCAGTTCCTGCCCTGGGCGAACTTCAATGCCGGCACGCACCGGGTCGAAGCGCCGGCGGTCTTCGTCGGCCATGCCATCCACGCGCCCGACATCGGCCACGACGATTTCGCCGGGCTCGATCTGGCGGGCCGGATCGCCGTGCTGCTGCCAGGCGCGCCGCAGGCCTTCGACGACCAGCACCGCGCCTACCACTCGGCGCTGCAGGAAAAGCTGGCCGCGCTGGCCGCGCGGGGTGCGGTGGGCGCGGTGCTGGTGTCGACGCCGGAGTCGGAGGCACGCCTGCCGTGGGCGCGACAGCGCGCGAGCTGGCAGAACGCGGCGATGCGGCTGCGCGACGACGACGGTGGGCCGGTGGACGGCTTCCCGATGCTGCAGGCGGTCGCGGCCGTCGGCGTGGCCGCCGCCGACCTGGTGTTCGCCGACGGCCAGCGCCCGGCGGCGGAACTGTTCGATGCCGCGCGCGCCGGCACGCTGCGTGGCTTCGAACTGCCGGGCACGCTGCTGCTGGCCGGGCGCACCACGATCGGCGAAATGGCCTCGCGCAACGTGGTCGCACGGCTGCCCGGCACCGACGACCTCGCCGGCGAGCAGGTCGTGCATACCGCGCACCTGGACCACGTCGGCATGCCGGCCGGCGGCGAAGGCGATCGCATCCACAACGGGGCGCTCGACAATGCGCTCGGCGTGGCGATCATGCTGGAGACCGCACGCACGCTTGCGACCACGCCGACGCGGCGTTCGCAGCTGTTCGTGGCGCTGACCGGCGAGGAGCAGGGGCTGCTGGGGGCGCAGTGGTTCGTGACCCGCGCCGACGATGCCGGCACCCCGGTGGCCAATATCAATATCGACATGCCGGTGCTGCTGGCGCCGAGCACCGACATCGTCGCCATCGGGCGGGAGCATTCCAGCCTCGGCGATGCGGTCGTCGCGGTGGCAGAGGAACTGGGCGTGGAGGTCTCCGACGACCCGTTTCCCGAGGAAGTCACCTTCGTGCGCAGCGACCATTACGCCTTCGTGCGCGCCGGTATCCCCGCGATCTACCTCGACGGGGGGGTGATCTCCGCCGATGGCGAGCGCGACCCTAGGCGGGCGCTCGCCTACTACCTGCGCAACTGCTACCACCAGCCCTGCGACGACGCCACCCAGCCGATCCAGTACGACGACGCCGCAAGGCTGGCGCGCGTGTCCGCGGCGCTGGCGACCCGCATCGGCAATGACGACGCCCGCCCGCAGTGGCGCGACGGCGACTTCTTCGGCGAGCGCTTCGCGGCCGATGGCGAGCGGTGA
- the mlaD gene encoding outer membrane lipid asymmetry maintenance protein MlaD, whose protein sequence is MSSTRGPRLEFAVGAFLLLALASLLVLAIASTNNRFGFTTHTYELTARFSNIGQLRTQAPVRVGGVTIGRVAKIELDPLRFDSIATLAIDRRYHEMPIDTSASILTGGLLGEAYVDLQPGGDMESLQPGEEIAFTSPAVDLMQMVGRYMFSGPGGGDAADEATPPAPSEDTP, encoded by the coding sequence ATGAGCAGCACACGCGGTCCACGTCTCGAGTTCGCGGTCGGCGCGTTCCTGCTGCTGGCGCTGGCGTCGCTGCTGGTGCTGGCAATCGCCTCCACCAACAACCGCTTCGGCTTCACCACCCACACCTACGAGCTGACCGCGCGCTTTTCCAACATCGGCCAGCTGCGTACGCAGGCGCCGGTGCGCGTCGGCGGCGTGACCATCGGCCGGGTGGCGAAGATCGAGCTCGACCCGCTGCGCTTCGATTCCATCGCCACGCTGGCGATCGACCGTCGCTACCACGAGATGCCGATCGACACCTCGGCCTCGATCCTCACCGGCGGCCTGCTCGGCGAGGCCTATGTCGACCTGCAGCCCGGTGGCGACATGGAAAGCCTGCAGCCCGGCGAGGAGATCGCCTTCACCTCCCCTGCCGTCGACCTGATGCAGATGGTTGGACGCTACATGTTCAGTGGCCCCGGCGGCGGTGATGCCGCCGACGAGGCCACCCCGCCCGCCCCCAGCGAGGACACCCCATGA
- a CDS encoding STAS domain-containing protein has protein sequence MPRSTDPGVRREGDALVFAGPLLRDGVASLWPAALRVVTGARRIELGAVDRIDSAGLAMLSALAARAGGDVVIDGEPEGLSELRGAYRMQMDLDFSRT, from the coding sequence ATGCCGCGATCGACTGACCCCGGCGTGCGCCGCGAAGGCGATGCCCTCGTCTTCGCAGGCCCGTTGCTGCGTGATGGCGTCGCCTCGCTTTGGCCGGCCGCGCTGCGCGTGGTGACGGGCGCGCGCCGCATCGAACTCGGCGCGGTCGACCGCATCGACAGCGCCGGGCTTGCCATGCTGTCGGCGCTGGCCGCGCGCGCCGGTGGCGATGTGGTCATCGATGGCGAACCGGAAGGCCTGTCCGAGCTGCGCGGCGCGTATCGCATGCAGATGGATCTCGATTTCAGCCGCACCTGA
- the rmuC gene encoding DNA recombination protein RmuC, whose product MNDVSLLLVLILLAVIAAVILLIVLVLRRPEAGMDAMRERLEAALREEQRESRLELRALLDGLSTAQEQRIDAFGLRLDALTERTESRLGAMREAISEDARSARAESAQAQQRFGAQLSERMADLTVRTDQRLEGFGQRLEVLRGTLAEDARKTRQESGEAQQRMAEALAQRLAESAQRSEQRLVEMRGTLDQQLQRLQADNAQKLEQMRATVDEKLQSTLETRLGQSFALVSERLEQVQRGLGEMQQLATGVGDLKRVLTNVKNRGSWGEVQLDGILEQTLVAEQYARSVRVRPDTAEAVDFAIRLPGRRDDDSPVWLPIDCKFPREDYERLLDAQELGDAEAVRICGAQLERAIRIQAKSICEKYVCPPHTTDFAVMFLPTEGLYAETIRRPGLTDALQRDHRIVVAGPTTVTALLNSLQMGFRTLAIEQRSSEVWKLLGAVKSEFGKFAGILEKAEKQISTVGKSLGEASRKTRTIERRLRGVESLSQDESQALLADAGIAIDADDTDEADDASS is encoded by the coding sequence ATGAACGACGTTTCCCTGTTGCTGGTTCTGATCCTGCTCGCGGTGATTGCCGCGGTAATCCTGTTGATCGTGCTGGTATTGCGCCGCCCGGAAGCCGGGATGGATGCGATGCGCGAGCGGCTCGAGGCCGCGTTGCGCGAGGAGCAGCGCGAGTCGCGGCTGGAACTGCGTGCCCTGCTCGATGGCCTGTCGACCGCGCAGGAGCAGCGTATCGATGCGTTCGGGTTGCGGCTGGATGCGCTCACCGAACGCACCGAGTCCCGTCTGGGCGCGATGCGCGAGGCGATCAGCGAGGATGCGCGCAGTGCGCGTGCGGAATCGGCGCAGGCCCAACAGCGCTTCGGCGCGCAGCTGTCGGAACGCATGGCCGACCTCACCGTCCGCACCGACCAGCGCCTGGAGGGCTTCGGGCAGCGGCTCGAGGTGTTGCGCGGCACACTGGCCGAGGATGCGCGCAAGACGCGACAGGAGAGCGGCGAGGCGCAGCAGCGCATGGCCGAGGCGCTGGCGCAGCGGTTGGCGGAATCCGCGCAGCGCAGCGAGCAGCGGCTGGTGGAGATGCGTGGAACCCTCGACCAGCAGCTGCAGCGCCTGCAGGCCGACAACGCGCAGAAGCTCGAGCAGATGCGCGCCACCGTCGACGAGAAACTGCAGTCGACGCTCGAGACCCGCCTCGGCCAGTCCTTCGCGCTGGTGTCGGAACGCCTGGAGCAGGTGCAGCGCGGTCTGGGCGAAATGCAGCAGCTGGCGACCGGCGTCGGCGATCTCAAGCGGGTGCTGACCAACGTCAAGAATCGTGGCAGCTGGGGCGAGGTGCAGCTGGACGGCATCCTCGAGCAGACGCTGGTCGCCGAGCAGTACGCGCGCAGCGTGCGGGTGCGACCCGATACCGCGGAGGCCGTGGACTTCGCCATCCGCTTGCCGGGCCGCCGTGATGACGACAGCCCGGTATGGCTGCCGATCGACTGCAAGTTCCCGCGCGAGGACTACGAGCGCCTCCTCGATGCACAGGAACTCGGTGACGCCGAGGCCGTGCGCATCTGCGGGGCGCAGCTGGAACGTGCGATCCGCATCCAGGCGAAATCTATCTGCGAGAAGTACGTGTGCCCGCCGCACACCACCGATTTCGCGGTGATGTTCCTGCCGACCGAAGGTCTGTACGCCGAAACCATCCGCCGGCCCGGGCTGACCGACGCGCTGCAGCGCGACCACCGCATCGTGGTGGCGGGGCCCACCACGGTGACCGCACTGCTCAACAGCCTGCAGATGGGCTTCCGCACGCTGGCGATCGAACAGCGTTCGAGCGAGGTCTGGAAGCTGCTGGGTGCGGTGAAGAGCGAGTTCGGCAAGTTCGCCGGCATTCTCGAAAAGGCCGAGAAGCAGATCAGCACCGTCGGCAAGAGCCTCGGCGAGGCCAGCCGCAAGACGCGCACGATCGAGCGCCGCCTGCGTGGGGTGGAATCACTGTCGCAGGACGAATCTCAGGCATTGCTGGCGGATGCCGGCATCGCGATCGATGCGGACGACACCGACGAGGCCGACGACGCCAGCAGTTGA
- a CDS encoding rhomboid family intramembrane serine protease, whose translation MPDHPADPAAQRVADHRRLASAAKASLAFVALLAVMFGVQAMVDWTLFAVRPQLPAGLIGLLTAPLLHGSPSHLLANAFALLLLGMLALTVYPRATWRALPLVWLGSGLCAWWLGDPGSRHLGASGLTHGLMFLVFVLGLLRRDRPSIAAGMIAFFFYGGMLLTVLPHDPGVSWQSHLGGALGGVIAAVLFRHADLAHPRRRYSWEIEEEEAARAAALDPDSFEPPSPHAVPVLWKREPPPRGVVLEFPRRDREG comes from the coding sequence ATGCCTGACCACCCCGCCGACCCCGCCGCCCAGCGCGTGGCCGACCATCGCCGTCTCGCCTCGGCCGCAAAGGCCAGCCTCGCATTCGTTGCGCTGCTGGCGGTGATGTTCGGTGTACAGGCGATGGTCGACTGGACGCTGTTCGCGGTGCGGCCGCAGCTGCCGGCCGGCCTCATCGGGCTGCTGACCGCGCCGTTGCTGCATGGCTCGCCGTCGCATCTGCTGGCGAATGCGTTCGCGCTGCTGCTGCTGGGCATGCTGGCCCTGACCGTCTACCCGCGCGCGACCTGGCGGGCGCTGCCGCTGGTCTGGCTGGGCAGCGGGCTGTGCGCCTGGTGGCTGGGCGATCCGGGCTCGCGCCACCTCGGTGCCAGCGGGCTCACCCACGGCCTGATGTTCCTGGTGTTCGTGCTGGGCCTGCTGCGGCGCGACCGACCATCGATCGCCGCCGGGATGATCGCGTTCTTCTTCTATGGCGGCATGCTGCTGACGGTGCTCCCGCACGACCCCGGCGTGTCGTGGCAATCGCACCTGGGCGGCGCACTCGGCGGGGTGATCGCGGCGGTGCTGTTCCGGCATGCCGACCTCGCGCATCCGCGCCGTCGCTACAGCTGGGAGATCGAGGAAGAGGAGGCCGCACGCGCTGCGGCGCTCGATCCCGACAGTTTCGAGCCGCCATCGCCGCATGCGGTGCCGGTGCTGTGGAAGCGCGAACCGCCGCCGCGCGGCGTGGTGCTGGAATTCCCGCGCCGCGATCGCGAGGGCTGA
- a CDS encoding MlaA family lipoprotein, which produces MADAAPDTSTPPVIDDGLPVPDADSAQAALQEGAYRDDAGGEPVLAPTEAELDYAVLYGEEPYDPVADPTLPDPAQMQVGYDPWEPFNRRMHRVNDAIDRTVARPLATAYMNVVPRPVRLGVSNFFSNLGQPVSAVNALLQGKPVQAGQALGRFVVNATLGIGGIFDPASDAEIPFRSEDFGQTLGIWGWQNSRYLELPLFGPRTLRDAFGIVGDAPLSPTRQLNDEQTRWALQGLQLVDLRTQLFVVDRMREGAADDYALVRDAWMQRRQYQIFGDLQSDDDALPDYLLDDEALPTVPADAIPVIPGVPLN; this is translated from the coding sequence ATGGCTGACGCTGCGCCGGATACGTCCACGCCTCCGGTCATCGACGACGGCCTGCCTGTACCCGATGCCGACAGCGCACAGGCCGCGCTGCAGGAAGGCGCATACCGCGACGACGCCGGTGGCGAGCCCGTGCTTGCGCCGACCGAGGCCGAGCTCGACTACGCGGTGCTCTACGGCGAGGAGCCCTACGACCCGGTGGCCGACCCCACCCTGCCCGATCCGGCGCAGATGCAGGTCGGCTATGACCCGTGGGAACCCTTCAACCGCCGCATGCATCGCGTCAACGACGCGATCGACCGCACGGTTGCGCGCCCGTTGGCCACCGCCTACATGAATGTGGTGCCGCGCCCGGTGCGCCTGGGCGTGTCGAACTTCTTCAGCAACCTCGGCCAGCCGGTCAGTGCGGTCAATGCACTGCTGCAGGGCAAGCCGGTGCAGGCCGGGCAGGCGCTGGGGCGCTTTGTCGTCAATGCCACGCTCGGCATCGGTGGCATCTTCGATCCGGCAAGCGACGCCGAGATCCCGTTCCGCAGCGAGGACTTCGGGCAGACCCTGGGCATCTGGGGCTGGCAGAACTCGCGCTACCTCGAGCTGCCGCTGTTCGGGCCGCGCACGCTGCGTGATGCGTTCGGCATCGTTGGCGATGCGCCGTTGTCGCCGACCCGGCAGCTCAATGACGAGCAGACCCGCTGGGCACTGCAGGGGCTGCAGCTGGTGGACCTGCGCACGCAGCTGTTCGTCGTCGACCGCATGCGCGAAGGCGCCGCCGATGATTACGCGCTGGTACGCGACGCCTGGATGCAGCGCCGCCAGTACCAGATCTTCGGCGACCTACAGTCCGACGACGATGCGTTGCCGGACTATCTGCTCGACGACGAGGCGTTGCCGACGGTGCCGGCCGACGCGATCCCTGTGATCCCGGGCGTTCCGCTCAACTGA
- a CDS encoding serine hydrolase domain-containing protein — protein sequence MNASALLALLLVGGIVAPPADAADDRRVTAVDALLRDYAGEVPGVSVLVMHEGRAVLRRSHGLADLEAATPASPGTRYRLASVSKQFTAATILRLAEEGLLQLDDPVRRWLPELPPATAPVTLHHLLAHASGLVDYEDLMDALPAQQVQDADVLALLAGADRLRFAPGTGYAYSNSGYVLLGLVAARASGQSFPEVLRTRLFAPLGMHGAVAWTADAAPVAARAWGYSLRDGRWQRTDQSPTSATLGDGGIYASIDELALWLAALDGDTLLADSSRQAMFAAHTTTPTGEDDVDAYGYGWRLHGGMQWHSGETIGFRNVVLRFPQQRLAVVVLSNRNAPAPYPLARAIAALWQVSGPEAP from the coding sequence ATGAACGCATCCGCCCTGCTTGCCCTGCTGCTCGTCGGTGGCATTGTCGCCCCGCCCGCCGATGCCGCCGACGATCGCCGCGTGACCGCGGTGGATGCGCTGTTGCGCGACTATGCCGGTGAGGTGCCCGGGGTCTCGGTGCTGGTCATGCACGAGGGCAGGGCAGTGCTACGCCGCAGCCATGGCCTGGCCGATCTCGAAGCCGCCACGCCCGCGAGCCCGGGAACCCGCTACCGGCTGGCGTCGGTGAGCAAGCAGTTCACCGCTGCGACGATCCTGCGCCTTGCCGAGGAAGGCCTGCTGCAACTGGATGACCCGGTGCGCCGCTGGCTGCCGGAACTGCCGCCGGCCACCGCACCGGTCACCCTGCACCACCTGCTCGCACACGCCTCCGGCCTGGTCGACTACGAGGATCTGATGGACGCCTTGCCCGCGCAGCAGGTGCAGGACGCCGACGTGCTGGCGCTGCTTGCCGGCGCCGACCGCCTGCGCTTCGCACCGGGCACCGGATATGCCTACAGCAACAGCGGCTACGTGCTGCTGGGCCTGGTGGCCGCGCGCGCCAGCGGGCAGTCGTTCCCGGAGGTGTTGCGCACGCGCCTGTTCGCACCGCTTGGCATGCATGGCGCGGTGGCATGGACCGCGGACGCGGCGCCGGTGGCGGCGCGCGCCTGGGGATACAGCCTGCGCGACGGCCGCTGGCAGCGCACCGACCAGAGCCCCACCAGTGCCACGCTAGGAGATGGCGGCATCTATGCGTCGATCGACGAGCTGGCGTTGTGGCTGGCAGCGCTCGATGGCGACACGCTCCTTGCCGACTCATCACGGCAGGCGATGTTCGCCGCCCACACCACCACGCCGACCGGCGAGGACGACGTCGATGCCTATGGGTACGGCTGGCGCCTGCATGGCGGCATGCAGTGGCATTCCGGCGAGACCATCGGCTTCCGCAACGTGGTGCTGCGTTTTCCGCAGCAACGCCTGGCCGTGGTCGTGCTGAGCAACCGCAACGCACCCGCTCCCTATCCGCTCGCCCGCGCGATCGCCGCGCTGTGGCAGGTCTCCGGCCCGGAGGCGCCATGA